In the Mesorhizobium sp. M1D.F.Ca.ET.043.01.1.1 genome, GGTCAACCTCGCCTCGATCAACCCGTCCGATATCGCTTTCATCAAAGGCCAATACGGCCAGCCGCGGGTGAAAGGCCAGCCGGCCGGCTTCGAAGGCGTCGGCATCGTCGTCGCCACCGGCAATGACCCGTATGCCAAGAGCCTGGAGGGAAAGCGCGTCGCCTTCGCCACCGGTGTGTCGAACTGGGGCGCATGGGCAGAATATGCGGTCGCCGAGGCTGCGTCCTGCATTCCGTTGCTCGACACGGTGGGCGACGAGGACGCCGCGGCGATGATCGTCAATCCGCTGACCGCTTTAGCCATGTTCGACATCGTCAAGCAGGAAGGCGATGAGGCCTTCATCATGACCGCCGGCGCCAGCCAACTCTGCAAGCTGATCATCGGCCTGGCGAAGGAGGAAGGTTTCCGGCCGATCGTCACCGTGCGCCGCGACGAGCAGATTCCTTTGCTGAAGGAACTTGGCGCCGCCCATGTGCTCAACGAGAAGGCGGCGGATTTCGAGACGGCGCTGCGCGAGGCGATAAAGGCCGAGCAGCCGCGCGTCTTCCTCGACGCTGTCACCGGCCCGCTGGCTTCCGCCATCTTCAATGCCATGCCGAAGCGTTCGCGCTGGATCGTCTATGGCCGGCTCGATGCCGAGCCGACCGTCATCCACGAGCCAGGCCAGTTGATCTTCCAGCACAAGCGCGTCGAAGGCTTCTGGCTGGCCGAATGGATGCGGCAGTTCCGCGACCGTCTCGGTCCGGCGGTGCTGGAAGCGCAGAAGCGCTTTTCCGACGGGCGCTGGTCGACCGACGTGACGGCGGTGGTGCCGCTGGACGAGGCGATGGCCCGGCTGCCGGCCGAGTTGGCCAAGCCGAACGGGAAAGTGTTCATCAAGCCGTAGCGTCTACTCGGATTGGCGACCGCTCAGCGCAGGCCCTCCAGGTCGCGGATGCGTTTGGCGCCGGCGGCTTCGAGCTGCCTGGTGACCGCGCCGATCAGCGTTTCGGCGACGACCAAGAGGGCGGCGGACGAATCCCAGGCCGAAGGCACGGCGGTGCGCCCGGCGATCACATGGCGGGCGAAGCGGGCGATCGGCGACAGCCATTGGTCGGTGAAGAGCACGATCTGCACGCCGCGCTCATGCGCCTTCTCGGCAAAGCGGATCAGGCTCTCCTGGTAGCGCCTGATGTCGAAGATCACCAGGACGTCCCGCTTGCCCATGTCGATCAGCCGGTCTCGCCAGATGCTCTCCTGGCCGGCGAGGTGGTAGACATCAGGCTGGATGATGGCGAGGTGGGCGGCCATGTAGCGCGCCAGCGGATCGGTGAAGCGTCCGCCGATCAGGAAGGTCTTGCCGCGCCGCTCGGCAAGCCTTGCGGCGATGTCGGCCAGCTGCTTGTCGGAGAGGTGCCGGAACGTCTCGCGCATGTTGTCGAGCGTCGCCTCCAGCATCGGCGATACGGCGCCGCCGCCGGCGGGCGACGCCGGGTTGAGGGTGCGTGACGCCGGCGACTGCAGTTGCGCTGCCAGTTCATCCTGTAGCGCCGACTGGAATTCGGGATAGTTCTGGAAGCCCAATCTCGCGACGAAACGCAGGATCGTCGGCGATGAAACTCCCGCCGCGGTCGAGAACTCGGCCACCGTTTTCAACCCGGTCAGCGGATAGTTGGCAATCAGTGTCTGCGCGGCGCGGCGCTCGCCCGCGGGCATGGCGCCGATGCGGTCCGAGATCAGTTCGGCAATGCTGGAAATCATGTTTTCCCCCGCCTGTTGACCCGCCGCCGCCGTTTTCCGGAATTCGCGTTTGACAAAGCCGGATAAAGTGTATGAAATCATTCACCGGGACGCAATGAGGCAAAATACGTAACATAAGATACAGCGCTCCCCA is a window encoding:
- a CDS encoding MurR/RpiR family transcriptional regulator gives rise to the protein MISSIAELISDRIGAMPAGERRAAQTLIANYPLTGLKTVAEFSTAAGVSSPTILRFVARLGFQNYPEFQSALQDELAAQLQSPASRTLNPASPAGGGAVSPMLEATLDNMRETFRHLSDKQLADIAARLAERRGKTFLIGGRFTDPLARYMAAHLAIIQPDVYHLAGQESIWRDRLIDMGKRDVLVIFDIRRYQESLIRFAEKAHERGVQIVLFTDQWLSPIARFARHVIAGRTAVPSAWDSSAALLVVAETLIGAVTRQLEAAGAKRIRDLEGLR
- a CDS encoding zinc-binding dehydrogenase; amino-acid sequence: MALPPEMKALLLVGDGYTRTPSAGALEATEPYLQPGSIALPTPGPTQALIKVNLASINPSDIAFIKGQYGQPRVKGQPAGFEGVGIVVATGNDPYAKSLEGKRVAFATGVSNWGAWAEYAVAEAASCIPLLDTVGDEDAAAMIVNPLTALAMFDIVKQEGDEAFIMTAGASQLCKLIIGLAKEEGFRPIVTVRRDEQIPLLKELGAAHVLNEKAADFETALREAIKAEQPRVFLDAVTGPLASAIFNAMPKRSRWIVYGRLDAEPTVIHEPGQLIFQHKRVEGFWLAEWMRQFRDRLGPAVLEAQKRFSDGRWSTDVTAVVPLDEAMARLPAELAKPNGKVFIKP